A region of Gracilinanus agilis isolate LMUSP501 chromosome 3, AgileGrace, whole genome shotgun sequence DNA encodes the following proteins:
- the LOC123239929 gene encoding zinc finger protein 239-like yields MVMYQGNPGGIAFDWSLKHIRHPKSKCIKMLSVNNNVGRPFSPNSELGSHQISHSGEKPYECKHCGKAFTVRGSRNRHERIHTGEKPYECTQCGQAFTRKGHLTRHLRIHTGEKPYECKQCGKAFPRRNRLAAHQRIHTGEKPYECKQCGKGFTQRNYLASHQTIHTGEKPYACTQCGKTFTERASLRLHLRIHTGEKPYECTECGKAFTRSHQLAAHQVIHTGKKPYECKQCGKGFTQRSNLAAHQRIHTGEKPYECKQCGKAFTLMGSLVTHQRIHTGEKPYECRQCGKAFRYRSDLRKHQRIHTREKPYECS; encoded by the coding sequence ATGGTCATGTATCAAGGTAACCCTGGGGGAATCGCCTTCGATTGGAGTTTAAAACACATTAGACATCCCAAAAGTAAATGTATAAAGATGCTTTCTGTGAATAATAATGTTGGGAGACCTTTTAGTCCAAACTCTGAGCTTGGTTCTCATCAAATAagccactctggagagaaaccttatgaatgtaaacactgtggaaaggcttttacagtgAGGGGCAGTCGTAACAGAcatgagagaatccacactggagagaaaccttatgagtgtacACAGTGTGGACAGGCTTTCACTCGGAAGGGCCATCTTACCAGACATctgagaatccatactggagagaaaccttatgaatgcaaacagtgtggaaaggcttttccACGGAGGAACcgtcttgctgcacatcagagaatccacactggagagaaaccttatgaatgtaaacaatgtggaaagggtttcacaCAGAGAAACTATCTTGCTTCTCATCAGacaatccacactggagagaaaccttatgcatgtacacagtgtggaaagactttcacagagAGGGCCTCTCTTCGTTTACATttgagaatccatactggagagaaaccttatgaatgtacagaatgtggaaaggctttcactcgGAGTCACCAACTTGCTGCACATCAGGTAATCCATACTggaaagaaaccttatgaatgtaaacagtgtggaaagggtttcacaCAGAGGAGtaatcttgctgcacatcagagaatccacactggagaaaaaccttatgaatgtaaacagtgtggaaaggctttcacactgATGGGTTCTCTTgttacacatcagagaatccacactggagagaaaccttatgaatgtagacaatgtggaaaggcttttagatATAGATCTGATCTTCgaaaacatcagagaattcacactagagagaaaccttatgaatgttcATAA